Proteins encoded within one genomic window of Deinococcus carri:
- a CDS encoding VRR-NUC domain-containing protein has translation MPSAPAALPSGGLPRSASNGYASEAAFQADAVRELEARGWTVWQMFLGSTRGGSIWATKGIPDLLAFRAPRTLLWLELKQPGNRPSEAQLERHAELRAAGFRIAVVWTLTDLLSVADEERIACP, from the coding sequence GTGCCCTCTGCCCCGGCTGCCCTGCCGAGCGGGGGCCTCCCACGCTCGGCCAGCAACGGGTATGCCAGCGAGGCCGCATTCCAGGCCGACGCCGTGCGCGAGCTGGAAGCACGTGGCTGGACTGTCTGGCAGATGTTCCTGGGCAGCACGCGGGGCGGGAGCATCTGGGCTACCAAGGGCATCCCCGACCTGCTGGCCTTCCGCGCACCGCGCACCCTCCTCTGGCTGGAACTGAAGCAGCCGGGCAACCGCCCCAGCGAAGCCCAACTGGAGCGCCACGCCGAACTGCGCGCTGCCGGGTTTCGCATCGCCGTCGTCTGGACCCTCACCGATCTGCTCTCCGTTGCCGACGAAGAAAGGATCGCATGCCCCTGA